Proteins encoded together in one Impatiens glandulifera chromosome 1, dImpGla2.1, whole genome shotgun sequence window:
- the LOC124919000 gene encoding uncharacterized protein LOC124919000, which translates to MITTTPAGSPTKTSKIKFLCSHGGKIMLRPPDAVLKYVGGQTRVLSVPRNIDFTGLTKKIATLKDGNVILKYQLIHEDLDALVTVRSNEDLRFMIDECQRYELIGAPRLRAFLFPTNTIVTETTTPNLIDPHALEQHYIDAVNGVFRTGTKYSYLGHRPYSVPVSSSSGSSSTPNSVDSNSALENTNNAPEAAIRLQNYITSKLSLHRVQSSPTISNLVNHHHYHHHHSHHHCSGHQSPQNVGSGYQSPVMVQYNRQMTMPTPPRTGGCKPVEWRKVGYNYPPSSTRHARSSSVSGYLQNEEYFVERRLETEDWFSRMIIQPSTQIPFSIQ; encoded by the exons ATGATAACAACAACTCCGGCTGGATCTccaacaaaaacaagtaaaattaaattcttatgCAGTCACGGTGGAAAGATTATGCTCCGACCACCCGACGCCGTCCTCAAGTATGTCGGCGGCCAGACTCGCGTCCTTTCCGTTCCCCGCAATATCGATTTCACAG GCTTAACGAAGAAAATCGCGACACTCAAAGATGGCAATGTCATCCTCAAGTACCAACTAATCCACGAAGACCTAGATGCCCTAGTAACCGTACGATCAAACGAAGACCTTCGTTTCATGATCGACGAATGCCAACGTTACGAACTCATAGGAGCACCTAGACTCCGGGCCTTCCTATTCCCTACCAACACAATTGTAACCGAAACCACCACGCCTAACCTCATCGATCCTCACGCACTCGAGCAACATTACATCGACGCCGTAAACGGCGTCTTCCGAACCGGAACAAAGTATTCGTATCTCGGCCACCGTCCTTACTCCGTCCCCGTTTCCTCCTCCTCCGGATCATCGTCCACTCCGAACTCCGTCGATAGCAACTCCGCGCTCGAGAACACCAACAACGCCCCGGAAGCAGCCATCCGACTGCAAAACTACATCACGAGCAAACTCAGTCTGCATCGGGTACAGAGCAGTCCGACGATATCAAACCTCGtgaatcatcatcattatcatcatcaccaCAGCCACCACCATTGTAGCGGTCATCAATCGCCGCAAAACGTCGGCAGCGGTTACCAATCGCCGGTGATGGTTCAATACAACAGGCAAATGACGATGCCGACGCCGCCTAGGACAGGCGGATGCAAACCAGTTGAGTGGCGTAAAGTTGGTTATAATTATCCTCCGTCGTCGACAAGGCACGCAAGGAGTTCGAGTGTGAGCGGTTATTTACAAAACGAAGAGTATTTTGTAGAGAGGCGATTAGAAACGGAAGACTGGTTCTCAAGGATGATTATCCAGCCTTCTACGCAAATCCCGTTTAGTATTCAATAG